The following coding sequences lie in one Spirochaetaceae bacterium genomic window:
- a CDS encoding DUF4160 domain-containing protein, whose translation MPVVALFHGIRILMHWNDHAPPHFHAQYAEHEAQVDIRQGIVITGYLPRRQLRLVLAWAELHGDELMQNWELARAGQPLRSIQGLS comes from the coding sequence ATGCCGGTCGTCGCCCTGTTCCACGGCATCCGCATCCTCATGCATTGGAATGACCACGCTCCACCCCACTTCCATGCCCAGTACGCGGAGCACGAAGCCCAGGTGGACATACGCCAAGGCATCGTGATAACCGGCTACCTGCCGCGGCGGCAGCTCCGCCTGGTGCTCGCCTGGGCCGAGCTGCATGGCGACGAGCTGATGCAGAACTGGGAGCTGGCGCGCGCCGGGCAGCCGCTGCGCTCGATTCAGGGGCTGTCATGA
- a CDS encoding DUF2442 domain-containing protein, which produces MIDNPNYMPQVLQVIAAPGDGYVILVYFDDGSIHQYDVAPLLDQPVFRPLRDRALFRKALTVMNGTAAWDVAGTRDESHCIDLDPLVLYRTTPEIDEPAWVTRDA; this is translated from the coding sequence ATGATCGACAACCCCAACTACATGCCGCAGGTGCTGCAGGTGATCGCGGCGCCCGGCGACGGATACGTGATCCTGGTCTACTTCGACGACGGCTCCATCCACCAGTACGACGTGGCGCCGCTACTCGACCAGCCGGTATTCCGTCCCCTGCGCGACCGCGCCCTCTTTCGGAAAGCGCTCACCGTCATGAACGGCACCGCCGCCTGGGACGTGGCCGGCACCCGCGACGAGTCGCACTGCATCGACCTCGACCCCCTGGTCCTGTACCGCACCACGCCGGAAATCGACGAACCCGCCTGGGTCACGCGTGACGCTTGA